GCCTATCTCGTGTATCCCAGCCTCTATGATGTCCTCTATCGCATAGAACAGTATGGGCTTGTTTGCCACTGGAATGAGCTGCTTTTGATATGAGTACGTGATGGGCCTGAGCCGGGTGCCATGCCCACCAGAGAGCACAAGACCCCTCATGGTATATGGGTTGGACTGTGGGGGTTTTAACTTTGTCGGCGGGAAGTCCCCTTGCGAATAGGGGTAGTTCACTGCTTTCTACGTGCACCAAAACGCTATTACGGATGCCAACGAGCATGGAGCATGCGCATTCTCGTCGCGATGGACACATGCCCCCCGCTCACCGACGGTGTGCTAACGTATGTGCGTGAGGTGCTGGAGAGGCTCGCCACCCGCCACGAGGTGGTGGTGGCGCTCCCGGCGCTCCCCCACACCAGACCACGCACCCAAGAGGGGCTGGAGCACATCACGGAGCACATCACGGAGCACATCACGGTGTACATGCCCACCCTTGGGAGGCTTGCCGGGTACCCAGTCGCCATCCCCACCCCCACGCTGCACAGGGAGGTGGCACGCTCGGACGTGGTGTTCGTGCAGGATGCCGCCCCCATTGGCTCGGCTGCCGTGCTGCTCGCCTCGAGGAAGGGGGTGCCAGTGTGCATGTTCTGCCATCACGACGAGCGTGTGATGCTCTCGAGGGTGCTGGGGGCAGCACCGCTGGTGGACAGCTATATGGGGTGGCTGTACGGAAGATGCCAGCGGGTGCTGTTCGCAACCGCGAGGTTCCGTGCCAAGCTGGAGCGGGTGGGCGTGCCAGAGGAGAGGATGGTGTACGCCCCTTTCGCGGTGGACACCTCCCGCTTTTCGCCCCATGTAGGGAGGGGCTGGAGGCGCGAGTGGGGCATCCCGCAGGATGCGCCCGTTGCCCTGTACCTTGGAAGGCTCTCCCCTGAGAAAAACATATCCACTCTGATGAGGGCTGCGCACATCATCCTCGAGCGGCGGCAGGACGCATACTTCGTGCTCGCCGGCACGGGACCACTGCTGGAGAGGTGCAGGAGGATGGGCAGGAGGATGGCATCCTCCGACAGGCTGATAATCACGGGGTTCGTGCCCGATGCTGCGAGGGTGTATGCTGCGTGCGATGTGTTCGTGCTGCCCTCGCTGAACGAGAGCCAGTGCTTTGCCACGATGGAGGCGATGGCGAGCGGCCTTGCGTGTGTGGTGCCCTTCGAGCCCCCCTCGCCCTATTCGTACCTCGAGGATGAAGAGACGTGCGTGATGGTGAGGGACGTGATGGACGCCGAGGAGGTGGCAGAGAAGGTGCTGGAGCTCTTTGAACATCGAGAGAGGGCAAGGGCAATCGGAAGGCGGGCGCGGGAGCGCATGCTCTCGCTCTCGTGGGACGAGCACGTGTGCACACTCGAAAAGACGTTCGACGCTATTTCGAGAGCAGCTCCTCGTAGTAACCCTTGAGGGTCTTGCCCACGAGCTTGAGGTCGTGCTGCCTTGCAAGCTCGTATGCCCCTCTGGAGAGCCTCCTTCTCAGACTGGCATCCTCGAGCAGCACCTCCAGCTGGCGTGCGAACTCCTCAGGGCTCTTTGCCTTGAGGCAGTGCTTTTCCTCCTCGAGGTAGTCGAATGCTGGTATGCTGCTTATCAGCAGGGGCTTTCTGGCTGCCGCAGCCTCGAGCACCGCTATCCCCTGATTCTCCTCCCTGCTGGGAAACAGAAATATGTCTCCACCCGCATACGCATCCACCACGTCCTCCACGAACCCCGCGAACCTCACGTTGGGCGGAGCCTCCCGCACGAGCCTGAGCACCCTGGGGTCAGCCAGTTTTGAGATGGCACCATACCACACGAACGTGTTGTCAAACTGCCTTGCCACATCCACAAAGATGTCCACGCCCTTTCTCAGAAACACGTTGCCCACGCTGAAGGGCACGATTCCCTCCAGCCCCATCTTCCTGCGGTGCCTTTTTCTTCGCTCCTCCATGTGCGTGAACGCATCGAGGTCAACGCCGTTGCTGATGACCCTGATGTCGGCAACGATGCCATGGGAGAGCAGCACACGGCGGGTGTGCTCTGTGGGGCAGAGCACCATGTCTGCACTGCTGTACAGCATCCTGAGATAGCGGGCGAGCACTGGGGAGATGTACTCGCTGAAGATGAAGCTGCCCCTGAAGTCCTCTGCAGTGGTGTGGGCATGCATCACGACCTTTGCCTTCAGGGTGCGTGCGAGATATGCCCCCCTCGGACCTATGGTGTGTATGTGCACGATGTCGGCATCCCTGCAGTCCTCCACTATGTGCACTCCGTTGAGCAGAAGTGCCTTTCTGAAGTGCCTGATGGCAGCGCCTATCCCGCACTGGCGAAACAGGCTCTCCCCTTCCGCATACAGGCACACCTTCATGCACTATCCACAACTCCCATGCACATGCAGACACGCTATAAAAAGGTTGAGAGGGGCTCCCAGCTGCCCGTGAGCTTTCCAGCCCGTGCCAGCCTGCCAAGGGTGCGCACAGTCCTCTGGGAGGGGGGCTTGAAGCTTGCATGCTCGAGCGGTGTTGCGGGAAGGGGGATGAACGCATGTGCCCTCACCCTCCCTCCCCTTCTCACTATCCACTCCACCATCTCGAGGGTCGCCCGCTCGTCCTCCTCGTCCCCGATGGGAAGCCCGAAGATGAAGTCGGCAGTCGGGGTGAAGTCGGCATCGAGACATCGCTCCACTGCCTCGTATGCCTGCGCCACGGTGTGCCCTCTTCCAAGCCGCGCCAGCACGAGGTCGCTTCCCGACTGCACCCCTATGCTGATGGAGCGGTTGGCGCAGTACCTGTCCATCAGGGCAAGCGCCCGCTCACTCACGAACTCTGGCCTCACCTCGGAGGGGAACGTGCCAAAGAACACTCTCTTCCCATGAATTGCAGAGAGCAGCGCCTCCACCTTGTCCAGCCTCGGATGCACGCCGTCCGAGCCATAGCCGAGGGCATTTGGGGAGATGAATCGCACGTCCCTGTACGCCCCTGCAGCCTCCACGATGCTGGGGATGCTCCTGTGCCTTACGGTGTGCCCGAACAGCCTCGGGGTCTGGCAGTACGCACACGCATGGGGGCACCCCCTCGTGATTTCTATGGGCCCGCACAGCCTTCTTGAGTCGAAGGGTGGATACTCGTCGAGGCACACGGTAGAGCGCTGGGGGGTGTGGTGCATTCGTCCCTCGCGCACGTACGCCACCCCCTCCACGCCCTCTGGCTCGCATCCCCTCTCGATGGCATCCAGCAGCAATGGCAGGGCTTTCTCCCCCTCGCCCACCACCACGTAGTCGAAGTGCTCCAGCGCCTCCCTTGGCCTTGCCGAGGCGTGGGGTCCACCCGCCACCCACGTGGCATCCACCTTGCGCCTTCCAGCGTCCACCTCGGCGTACACCCTCCTGCTGAGGGGGGTGCAAAAGCTGTACAGCATCACGCCATCCTGGGGCTCCCTCACGATGTCCGCATTGGGCACACAGGGCAGAAGCGCTGCGATGCTGAACCTGCAAGTCCTGAAGTACCGAAAGTGCACGGGAATCATTCTATCTCGTGCAGCGCGAACTCCTCGTGCAGCACGGCCACCGCCCGCCGGGCGTCTCTCTCGTCAATCACGAACGAGATGTTGCTCTGGGAGGAGCCCTGGCTAATCATGATGACGTTTATGCCGTTTCTTCCCATCGTGGAGAACACCCTGCCAGCAACGCCGGGCGTGCCTATCATGCCAGCGCCCACCACCGCCACCACGCACACGTGCTCGTTGAGCGACACGTCCTTCACGATGTTGTGCCTGAACTCCTCTCTGAGTGTCCTCACCGCCCTCTGTGCATGCGCCTCGTCCACCACCATGGAGATGTTTGCCTCTGAGGAGCCCTGACTTATCATCCGTATGTTCACACCAGCACGGGCGAGGCTGGAGAACACGCGGGCTGCCACCCCTATCGTGCCTATCATCCCGCTTCCAGAGATGGTGATGAGTGCCACGTTGCGAATCACCGTTATCGCCTTCACGACTGACTTCGATGGCACGTGGTCTGCCACGATGAGCGTGCCCTCGCGCTCTGGATGGAACGTGTTCTTCACCCTCACGGGGATGCTGTGGCGTATTGCGGGCTCGATGGCGCGGGGATGGAGCACCTTTGCCCCAAAGTACGACATCTCCATCGCCTCTGCGTACGATATCTGCCGCAGCGACCTCGCCTCTGGCACCAGATGCGGGTCGGTGGTCATGATGCCATCGGTCTCCTTCCAGAGCCATATCTCGTGTGCCCCTATGCCCGCACCCACCAGCGACGCCGTGAGGTCAGAGCCTCCCCTGCCCAGCGTGGTGATTACGCCTCTCTCGTCTGCCCCCATGAACCCGCCCACCACGGGCACGCACTCCTCCAGCAGGGGCGCCACCCTCTGGGCGATGCGCTCGTATGTGATGTCGAGCGGTCTGGCATCCCCATGGGTGCTGTCTGTGAGGATGCCCGCCTCCATTCCATCCATGCTGCGCGAGGGCACCCCGATGCTCTGGAGGGCTCCAGCGAGCATCGGGGCTGCGAGCCGCTCCCCGAACGATGAGATGTAGTCCAGCGAGCGGGGCGTGAGTTCCCCGAGATAGCATATTCCCACGAGCGCACGCTCGAGGTCGTCGAGCAGCGTTGCGATGCTGTCCAGCACGTGCTCCCTCGTGGGCTCGTGCTCGATGCACACCTCAGCCGCTCGCTCGTGCTGGGTGCGAATATCGGACACGCTCTTCAGGACAGCATCGGCATCGCCCTTTTCAGATGCGGCTCTCGCTGCCATGAGCAGCGCATCGGTCACACCTTTCATGGCGGATGTGACAACCGCAATCTCGTGGCCCTGCTCCCTGTAGCTCCTCACGAGTGTTGCAACGTGCCTGATGCGCTCGCCATCCGCAACCGACGCCCCGCCAAACTTCATGACCAGCCGCATGCTCACACCAGCGAACACCACTTCGAGAGAACATTTAAGGCTTTTTGAGCATGTCAGCGGCTGAACTGGAGCACGCAGGAGGCGTACCCCTTACACATCTGAGATTCCAGCTCAAAGTGCACATCCTCATCGAACTCAGAACACCACACCTCATACTCAGCTCAATCATCTCCTCCGCTACATAAATGAATGATTGTATTTATAAGAACGGTTTTATAGCCCATCCACCGACACAGCAGAGGTGGTCTATATGGGCGAGGAGTACACTGTGAGGGGCTGGCGCTCTGCCCACAATGAGGTGGCATCGATGATGCGCCAGAGTCTGTTCGCCCTCATGGTGTGTGCCATTGGCGACCTCGTCGCAGGGCTCTCGTTGGGTGTGTTCAGCTCCTATCTCGAGCTCATCCCGGGACTGCTGGTGCTCGTGCCAGCCGCCATCGACATGCGGGGAAATGTGTATGCCTCGCTTGGCTCGAGGCTTGGCACCTACCTGCACACTGGTGAGCTGTCCCCAGAGCTCAAGGAGCGCACAATACTCAACCAGCTCGTGCTCGCCTCGTTCTCCCAGACCATTGCCCTCTCGGTGTTGCTCGCCCTGCTCGCCAAGGCAATCACGCTCGCCATCGGCATCCCATCGGTCGGAGTGGCGATGCTCATGATGATATCGGTGCTGGGGGGCGTGCTCGCCGCTCTGGTGATGCTGACCTCCACCGTGCTCATCGCCACGAGGAGTGTGCTCAGGGGGTGGGACCCAGACAACATCACCACACCGCTCATCACCGCCATAGGAGACCTCGTCACCATACCGATGCTCCTGCTGGCGGCGTATGTGGTGCTGAGGCTGCAGAGCGTGCTCGATGCCCTCGCAGTGCTGGTGCTCGCCGTGTGCGCTGTGGGGCTCGCCACATCCATGAGGAGGCGTCATCCCATCTCGAGGAGTATAATAGTGCAGAGCATTCCTATACTCACAGTGTGCGCACTGCTCAGCACCTTCGCAGGGGTGTTCCTCGAGCACAAGCTCGAGGCGCTGCTGATGTACACCTCGCTGTTCCTGCTCATACCATCTCTCAATGAGGAGGCTGGAAACCTCGGGAGCATCCTCGCTGCACGGCTCTCATCGAGCCACAGGATGGGCATCATACGCATTCACGGAGCACCAGATGCCCAGGTACTCTTGAGCTCGCTCGCCCTCATTCTGCTCGGAATGGTGATGTTTCCCATGCTCGGGGTGCTCGTGCACATCATCTCGCCCGTGTTCGGGCTCACCACCCCGGGGCTGGTGCAGCTGGTGGTGCTCTCCACGGTGGTGGGCATGGTGGTTGCCCTGCTGTCCAACGTGGTGGCGTACTACCTCACGTTCCTCTCCATACGCTACCGCGTGGACCCAGACAACGCCGTGATTCCCCTGCTGACCTCCACCATGGACTTCATCACCACGGGCGTGCTCATGTTCTTCGTCTCCCACTTTGTGGGGTGAGCCAGTGGGAGGTGTTGTGGCTCAAAAAGGTGCTCACCGCCAAGAGGACGTAGCAAAGACTATAAAGGAGGGTCATCCATTGGATGGCGAGATGCCGGGGTGGCTGAGTGGACAATCCATGGGAGCCGCCGTCTCGTGGGTCTATAAGCGGCAGGCTCGAGACCTGTTGCTCCATCTGGAGCGCTTGGGTTCGAATCCCAACCCCGGCGCTTTACTCCATGAATCCGTCGACCTCCAGCCCCACGTCCTCGAACTCAAGCCTCACTCTGTATCTCTTCAGGGAGATGTCCTCGAACCCCCTCAATGCATATGCAACCTTGCTATCGAAGCTCTCGGCAACCACTATTCCTCTGACTTTTCTCCCATTCGCAAGCCTTTCGCGAACCCAGCCCATATAGCTCAAAATCTGGCCAATCACGGCATGGGTGGCAGTGCCCCTCTTCAGCTCTATCACCACAAGGCTCCCCTTTCCATCGAGAGCAAGGATGTCTATCCTGCCCACATCGGTGGCAAACTGCCTTCCCCCCTCATATAGGGTAAGACCCTCCTCAATCTGACTCAGGTCCCTCACGAGGTACTCCTCCAAGTCCCTCTCAAAGCTCAAGGAGGGCTCTTCGGTCAGCCCATGGGGAGGCTCCCCCACCACCTCCACGTCATCCAGCCCATCCACATTAGGCTCATCTGGACCAGAGCCATAAAACCTGAACCTCCCCCCTCCCAAGTAAAGCAGACATGCCCTTCTCTGCAGATGGGAATAATGATGAGCCGTGGAATGGTTTACACTCAGCGTTTTACACTCAGCCCAACGAGATGGGCATAGATGGTGTTCTCCTTCCAAGGCTTGCTTGGGTACATCCTGTAGAGGTGCCTGACCATCTCCCTCCAGTGAAAGTCGCCCTCCCACGACCTTGCAGCCTCTATTATGGCATCCGCACAGGTGGTCATCCTGTCACTCTCCCGCCCTTTCATACAACCGCACAACCCTTAAATATTATTCAGAAAACAGAGGGCGAGGGCTGTGCAGGGGTAGCCAAGCGGTCAACGGCGGTAGACTCAAGATCTACTCCCTTAGGGGTTCGTCGGTTCGAATCCGGCCCCCTGCACCACTCCACACACCAGCTACACACATAATGCTTAATATTCCTGCCCACATCTTACGGCGGAGGGATGAGAGGCGACAGCACAGGATGACCCCACCAAATTTCAGTGGCTACGCTCGCTGATAGAGCCCTTCCTGAGATGGGAGAAGCGCTACATCGAGGACTGGATTCCCACCAGCATCGTGGTTGGGGTGCTGTGTGGGATAGCTGGCGTGGTGTTCTACGCCCTCTTTCATGTGGGATTTACGCTGCTGCTCTCTGGCATCGGAGGGTACTCTCCCCCAGACCTTCTGGCAGGCGAGCCCTTTGCAAGACCTCCCGGCACCTTTGAGAGGCTGCACATCATATGGCTGCTTCCTGCCATCGGGGGGCTCTTGGGTGGGCTCATTGCGAGATACGTGCCAGAGGTGGCGATGGCGGGCACCGAATCGTATATCAGGGCGTTTCACACCATAAGGGGCTCGAGGCTCATCACCATACCAGCCGAGATGCTGGGTGCGGTGCTCACCATATGCAGCGGAGGAAGCGCTGGCAGGGAGGGGCCCATAGTGCTCATAGGCTCCACCATAGGCTACCAGACTGGAAGGCTGTTTGGAAAGGGGGACAGAATGCGCAGGTTGCTCATGGTGTGCGGGGCAGCGGGCGGGCTCTCTGCCATCTTCCGCACGCCCTTTGGTGCAGCCCTGTTCGCCTCTGCCGTGCTCTACAAAAAGGACATAGAGGTCGATGCCATCCTGCCAGCGTTCATATCCTCCATCATCTCGTACTCCATATTCTATGGTGTGTATCGGGCAGGTCCAGTGTTCATCACACCTGCCTACACCTTCGAGAGCCCCTCAGAGCTGGTGCTGTACAGCCTGCTCGGGGCGTTTGTAGCACTGGTGGCAATCCTGTATGCCACCATATATCATTCGGCGATTGGCGTGTTCGACCGCCTGCACATACCACAGCCCATAAAGCCAGCCCTCGGCGGGCTCGGGGTCGGGCTGCTCGCCGTGCTGGTGGAGAGGGAGACGGGCGTGGGGCTCTCGCTGCTCGGCATGGGCTACGAACTCGTGCAGTATGCGCTGTTTGGAACCATTCCGCTGCTGCTCCTCGTGGTGCTGCTCATGGGAAAGATGCTCGCCACATCGCTCACACTGGGCTCGAGAGGAGTGGGCGGGGTGTTTGCCCCAACGCTCGAGGTGGGAGCCCTCTCTGGTGGGCTGTTTGCCGGACTGCTCACGCTCGCCTTTCCCTCCATGGATGTGCACACGGGTGCGTTCGTGCTCATCGGCATGGCGGCGATGCTCTCATGTGCGACCAAGGCGCCCCTCGCCTCCATCGTGATGGTGACAGAGCTAACGGGTAACTACTTCCTGCTCCCCGGGCTCATGCTCGCCTCCACGGTGAGCCTGCTCATGACCACGAGGTGGTCCATCTATGAGGACCAGCAGGTGGACAGGCTGCACTCCCCTGCCCACATGTACGAGATGACGATGGACGTGCTCGAGAGGATAAGAGTGGAGGAGGCGATGACGAGGGAGGTGCTCACGTTTGCCCCCCATGCCTCAATTGTGGACGTGCTCGATGCGGTGCACACCACTGGTCACAGGGGCTATCCCGTGGTGGACGAGACACGGGGGCTGGTGGGCATAATCACCTACAGGGATGCCGAGAGGGTGCCTATAGAGCAGCGGGGCGGTCCAGTATCCTCTGCCATGACGACGCAGCTCATCACGGCG
This window of the Methermicoccus shengliensis DSM 18856 genome carries:
- a CDS encoding TIGR04013 family B12-binding domain/radical SAM domain-containing protein: MIPVHFRYFRTCRFSIAALLPCVPNADIVREPQDGVMLYSFCTPLSRRVYAEVDAGRRKVDATWVAGGPHASARPREALEHFDYVVVGEGEKALPLLLDAIERGCEPEGVEGVAYVREGRMHHTPQRSTVCLDEYPPFDSRRLCGPIEITRGCPHACAYCQTPRLFGHTVRHRSIPSIVEAAGAYRDVRFISPNALGYGSDGVHPRLDKVEALLSAIHGKRVFFGTFPSEVRPEFVSERALALMDRYCANRSISIGVQSGSDLVLARLGRGHTVAQAYEAVERCLDADFTPTADFIFGLPIGDEEDERATLEMVEWIVRRGGRVRAHAFIPLPATPLEHASFKPPSQRTVRTLGRLARAGKLTGSWEPLSTFL
- a CDS encoding glycosyltransferase family 4 protein, coding for MKVCLYAEGESLFRQCGIGAAIRHFRKALLLNGVHIVEDCRDADIVHIHTIGPRGAYLARTLKAKVVMHAHTTAEDFRGSFIFSEYISPVLARYLRMLYSSADMVLCPTEHTRRVLLSHGIVADIRVISNGVDLDAFTHMEERRKRHRRKMGLEGIVPFSVGNVFLRKGVDIFVDVARQFDNTFVWYGAISKLADPRVLRLVREAPPNVRFAGFVEDVVDAYAGGDIFLFPSREENQGIAVLEAAAARKPLLISSIPAFDYLEEEKHCLKAKSPEEFARQLEVLLEDASLRRRLSRGAYELARQHDLKLVGKTLKGYYEELLSK
- a CDS encoding endonuclease NucS domain-containing protein translates to MDGLDDVEVVGEPPHGLTEEPSLSFERDLEEYLVRDLSQIEEGLTLYEGGRQFATDVGRIDILALDGKGSLVVIELKRGTATHAVIGQILSYMGWVRERLANGRKVRGIVVAESFDSKVAYALRGFEDISLKRYRVRLEFEDVGLEVDGFME
- a CDS encoding glycosyltransferase family 4 protein; its protein translation is MRILVAMDTCPPLTDGVLTYVREVLERLATRHEVVVALPALPHTRPRTQEGLEHITEHITEHITVYMPTLGRLAGYPVAIPTPTLHREVARSDVVFVQDAAPIGSAAVLLASRKGVPVCMFCHHDERVMLSRVLGAAPLVDSYMGWLYGRCQRVLFATARFRAKLERVGVPEERMVYAPFAVDTSRFSPHVGRGWRREWGIPQDAPVALYLGRLSPEKNISTLMRAAHIILERRQDAYFVLAGTGPLLERCRRMGRRMASSDRLIITGFVPDAARVYAACDVFVLPSLNESQCFATMEAMASGLACVVPFEPPSPYSYLEDEETCVMVRDVMDAEEVAEKVLELFEHRERARAIGRRARERMLSLSWDEHVCTLEKTFDAISRAAPRSNP
- a CDS encoding magnesium transporter, with protein sequence MGEEYTVRGWRSAHNEVASMMRQSLFALMVCAIGDLVAGLSLGVFSSYLELIPGLLVLVPAAIDMRGNVYASLGSRLGTYLHTGELSPELKERTILNQLVLASFSQTIALSVLLALLAKAITLAIGIPSVGVAMLMMISVLGGVLAALVMLTSTVLIATRSVLRGWDPDNITTPLITAIGDLVTIPMLLLAAYVVLRLQSVLDALAVLVLAVCAVGLATSMRRRHPISRSIIVQSIPILTVCALLSTFAGVFLEHKLEALLMYTSLFLLIPSLNEEAGNLGSILAARLSSSHRMGIIRIHGAPDAQVLLSSLALILLGMVMFPMLGVLVHIISPVFGLTTPGLVQLVVLSTVVGMVVALLSNVVAYYLTFLSIRYRVDPDNAVIPLLTSTMDFITTGVLMFFVSHFVG
- a CDS encoding chloride channel protein, with protein sequence MVGVLCGIAGVVFYALFHVGFTLLLSGIGGYSPPDLLAGEPFARPPGTFERLHIIWLLPAIGGLLGGLIARYVPEVAMAGTESYIRAFHTIRGSRLITIPAEMLGAVLTICSGGSAGREGPIVLIGSTIGYQTGRLFGKGDRMRRLLMVCGAAGGLSAIFRTPFGAALFASAVLYKKDIEVDAILPAFISSIISYSIFYGVYRAGPVFITPAYTFESPSELVLYSLLGAFVALVAILYATIYHSAIGVFDRLHIPQPIKPALGGLGVGLLAVLVERETGVGLSLLGMGYELVQYALFGTIPLLLLVVLLMGKMLATSLTLGSRGVGGVFAPTLEVGALSGGLFAGLLTLAFPSMDVHTGAFVLIGMAAMLSCATKAPLASIVMVTELTGNYFLLPGLMLASTVSLLMTTRWSIYEDQQVDRLHSPAHMYEMTMDVLERIRVEEAMTREVLTFAPHASIVDVLDAVHTTGHRGYPVVDETRGLVGIITYRDAERVPIEQRGGPVSSAMTTQLITAYPDETLADALRRLVANGISRLPVVSRDDPKRLVGILTERDIVVAHARVSATLRRGK
- a CDS encoding aspartate kinase, translating into MRLVMKFGGASVADGERIRHVATLVRSYREQGHEIAVVTSAMKGVTDALLMAARAASEKGDADAVLKSVSDIRTQHERAAEVCIEHEPTREHVLDSIATLLDDLERALVGICYLGELTPRSLDYISSFGERLAAPMLAGALQSIGVPSRSMDGMEAGILTDSTHGDARPLDITYERIAQRVAPLLEECVPVVGGFMGADERGVITTLGRGGSDLTASLVGAGIGAHEIWLWKETDGIMTTDPHLVPEARSLRQISYAEAMEMSYFGAKVLHPRAIEPAIRHSIPVRVKNTFHPEREGTLIVADHVPSKSVVKAITVIRNVALITISGSGMIGTIGVAARVFSSLARAGVNIRMISQGSSEANISMVVDEAHAQRAVRTLREEFRHNIVKDVSLNEHVCVVAVVGAGMIGTPGVAGRVFSTMGRNGINVIMISQGSSQSNISFVIDERDARRAVAVLHEEFALHEIE